The sequence GTTCATGCAGCCTGCCGACCCCGACCACGAGATCACGCCAGGGCAGACCTTCACGGCAGGCGACCTGACCCTCACGGCGCGCTTCCTGCCCGGGCACGCGCCGGGGCACGTGGTGTTCACCGCGCCGGGCCTCGTGGTCGCCGGCGACACCCTGTTCCGGGGCGGGATTGGCCGCACGGACCTGCCGGGCGGGAACCACCCGCAGCTCCTGTCGGGCATCCGGGAGCAACTGCTGACCCTGCCGGGCGACACGGCGGTGTACCCCGGGCACGGGCCGCGCACCACCATCGCGGCGGAAGCGCAGATGAACCCCTTCCTGCAATGACGCGGGCGCCGCGCCCCGTTTAGTGGGGCGCGGCGCCGGGTGTCGGGGCTTAGAAGCCGCTGACGTTCAGGCGGCCGCCGGTGACGGTCTTGCCGCTGAGGCTGGCGGTGGGGGTGGCGCTGCTCAGCACCGCCGCGCGGATCTGGGCGGCCGTCGCGCCCGCGTGGGTGCTGGCGTACAGGGCCACGCCGCCCGTCACGTGCGGGGTGGCCATGCTGGTGCCGTTGTAGCTGCTGTACGTGTTGTACGGCACGCTGCTGGTGATGGCCACGCCGGGCGCGCCGATGTCCACGGTGGTCTTCCCGTACTGGCTGAACGAGGCCAGCGCGCCGTTCTTGTCGATGGCAGCCACAGCGATCACGCTGTCGTACCCGGCCCCGGCCTTCGTGTCGTAGTTGCTGGGGTAACTGGCGGTCGCGTCGTTGTCCGTGCCGCTGTTCCCGGCCGCCGCGATGAACAGGATGTCTGCCTTGGCGGCGCCCACGATGGAGTCCAGCAGCGCCTGCGAGAACCCGCCGCCGCCCCAGCTGTTGTTCAGCGCGACGATGTTCAGGCCGTGGCGGTTCTTGAGGTCCACGAAGTAGTTGATGGCCTTGATCGCGTCGGCGCTGTTGCCACCGCGGCGCCCCAGGAACTTCCCGCTGATGAACGTCACGTTGTGGTTCACGCCGACCACGCCGCCGTCGTTCGCGGTGCCGCCGATCGTGCCGGCCACGTGCGTGCCGTGCGCGTCCAGGCTGCCGCGCGTGCCGCCGTCATAGACGGTGTTGTCGTTGTTCGCGAAGTCCCAGCCGCGCGTGTCGTCAATGTACCCGTTGCCGTCGTTGTCCTTCCCGTCGGCCGGGTCGAAGGGGTTCAGCCACGCGTTGCCCTTGAGGTCCGGGTGGTCGAACTGGTACCCCTCGTCGATGATGCCCACGTACACGCCCTTGCTGCCGGTGTGCCCGGCGGCCCAAGCGGTCTCGGCGCCCGAGCCGAAGTTGCCTTTCATGCCCCACAGCGTGCCGTTGGTGTAGTAGCTGTCGGTGGGCAGTGCCTGGGTCTGGTACGTCCAGTTGGGTTCCGCGAAGCGCACGAGGCCGCTGGCCTGAAGCTGCTGCGCTTTGGCCAGCACGCCCTGCCCGTCGGTGATGCGGGCGCGCAGCAGCGCCGCGCCGTTCACGGTGGACAGCGTCTCGACGGACTGCACGCCCAGCGCGCTGAGGCTGGTCAGCGCCTGGCTGCTGACCCCACTCTTGAGTTGCACGAGCAGTTCCCCGTCCACGAAGGCGGGCGCGGCGGCCTGCGCGGCGTCGGGCGTGATCTGCGCGGGGGTCTGTCCGCAGGCGGCAAGGAGAACGGAAAGGGTGAGCAGGCCAAACAGACGGGTACGGTTCATGCAGCCTCCGGCGTGATGGGGCGCGGGGCCCGTCACGGTGAGTGGAACGGATGGAACGGTCTGCAAACCATAGGCCGCTGCGCAATCGGTCATTTGTGAAACGAATTCCATTACTTTCCCCGCCATCTGGGGGTAGCGCAGAGGGCAGAGCGGCTGTGGTGCAGCAGGCGGGCGGGCCAGTGGGTAGGGCAGACCCCTGATCGCCTCTGGCGCATGCAACAATGCGGGGCGTGATGCCAGGAACGGGCCTGGGGCCGGGCGCGCAGGCGCCTGCGGGCCTCACTGACGTGAGTTACAGCACCAACACGGCCAACGCCCTGATTCACCTGTACCGGGCCGAGGTCGGCAAGATGACCGCCTACCGCCAGCGGCTGGACATGACCACCAACTGGTCGGTCGTGACCACGGCGGGCCTGGCGTCCTTCGCGCTGGGTGACGTGAACAACAGCCACGCGACGTTCCTGTTCGCGATGTTCATGAACTACTTCTTCCTGCGCCTCGAAGCGCGGCGGTTCCGCACGTACGAGATCGCGCACCACCGCGTGCGGATCATGGAGCGCTTCTTCTACCCGGCCATGCTGGGCGACAAGGTCGATCCCGGCTGGCACCAGCTGCTGCTGGCTGAACTGAGTAAGCCGCGCAGCCCCATGAGCCGTTCGGACGCGCTGGGCTGGCGGCTGAACCGCAACTACCTGTGGATCTACGCGGCGGTGCTGGCCGCCTGGTTCGCCAAACTGGACCTGGGTCAGCCCAAGGGCTGGGTGCTGGAGTTCCCCGCCGCGTTCGAACTGGCCGATATCGGCAGCTTTCCCGGCTGGCTGGTGTTCACGGGCGTGGGCCTGTTCTACCTGTACCTGATTGCCCTGGCCGCCCGCGCCGCCCGCACCTACCCCCTCGAGGAAGGCTGAGCCGCGCCCGGTCAGCGGCAGAAGTGTCAGTTCAACTCAGTAGAGAGGCGGCGGCTGGGACACTGTCCCGGACCGCCGCCTGCCCACACCCGTGGCCTGCCGGGTGAATCAGCGGCGTCCGCCGTACTTGGGTGCGCCCTTGCGGACCCCGGCGTAGCGGTTGCGTTCCTTGCGGCGCTGCGCGCTGCTGCCCTGTCCGGGTTTACCGGGCGCGGCGGTCGGCGCGCGGCGGGGCGCGAAGGTGTCCAGGGTCAGGAAGCGCGCGGCCGGGATGTACAGCAGCAGCACGAACAGCAGGCTGCCCCACCACGTATTCAGGGTGTCCTTGAGGGGCGTGAGTTGCAGCAGGCCGCTCAGGAGCGTGGCGATCAGGGCGAACAGCACGACCCGCACGGTCAGTTTCAGCATCTTGCCGGCCGTGAAGCCCGGCGCGGGGTCCGGCGTGGTCAGCCAGCGCCAGAGGTTCACGCGCCGTCCTCCACGCTGTCGGCCGGACTCGGTGCGCGCGTCACGCCGCCCAGGGTCACGCGGTCCCGGAACGCGGTGAGTTCCGGGAAGTCCGTCTGCCCGTCCACGTTCAGCAGCAGCGTGGGCTTGTGCTGCCGCTCGGCAAGGCGGCTGACCGCGGTGGCGGTCGAGCCGTCCCGCGCGCCACTGACGAACAGGAAGCCCTTCACGGCGCCCTTGCCGCCCAGCAGTGACACCGCGCCGAACAGTTCACGGTCCCCGGTGGTCGCGCGGGGCTGCTCCATGCGCTCGGCGCGCTTCAGGACGTCCGCGACCGGCAGTTCGTGGCTGAACACACCGTACAGGCCCAGCTCATCCAGCGCCGCGCGCAGCGGAGTGGCGACCAGCGGCTCGCTCAGCAGGGCGCGCGGGCCGATCACGGCGACCGTCGTGCGGCTCGCGCGGGTCAGGGCGGGCTGCGCGGCGCGTGGGTCCTGCGCCATGGGCCGCACCTTCTCCAGCGCGAGCCGCACCCGCCCGGCGTTTTGCGACACCCGCAGGCCCAGCTCGGTCGCGGCGCCCTCCAGGCCGTCGGGGCCGTCGGGCACGCCAATCAGGGCCGGCAGGCCGCTGATGCGGCGCGCCAGCAGGTCGGGCAGCGCCTCACTCCAGGCGTCGCCGGTCACGGCCGGCCACTGCGGGACCAGCACGGCGTCCACGCGGCCCATCGACAGGATGCGGCCCAGTGCGAGCTGCACGCCCAGCGGTTCGTTCGGCAGGCTTTCGCGGCCCAGCGTCAGGGCCTCCGTGTCGTCCAGGGCGGGCAGGACGGGCTCTGAGCCCAGTTCCTTCAGGAACGCCGCCCAGTAGCCCGGGAGGCGCGCGGCGTGAGTTTCAAGCAGACCAACCCTCATTCTGAACAGTGTACCCGCGCCGGGCGGGGGCAGGTGTCCGCCGCCCCGCCGCCCGCGGCTCAGCCGCTGCCTTCCTCCGCCTCCACCTTGCCTTCCTGCTTGGCCTGCGTGGCCTTCTCCGCGACTTCCACGTCGTGATCATCGATGTGCCGCTGCTCGGTGTGATGTTCAAACAGTTCCTGCCGGGCGCGCAGCTTCGACTGCGGCTGCCCCAGGTCGCCGCCACTGCCGCGGTGCACCCGCTGAAAGAACACCAGCGCCCCCCCCGCCAGCGCCAGCGCACCCGCGAAGTACAGCGTGTCCAGCGGCTTGTCCCAGCGCACGAAGTGCTCCAGGAAGGTCACGCCTAGAATCACGATGATCACCGACACGACCTTCTGCTCCAGATCCGCGAGGCTCTCCACGCCCAGCGCCGAGGTCAGGTTCAGCGGCGTGATGAACAGCGAATACAGCCCCACCCCAATCAGGTAGAACACCACCGCCTTGAGCATGGTGCTCACGATCTCCAGGAACTCCACGGCCAGCCGCCCCTGCTGACTGGCGATCCCCTGCGTGAACGTGTCGTGCCACGAATCGTAGATGGTGTGCAGCGCCAGCAGCGTCCCCTGAAGGAACAGGCTGAACGACACGAGCAGCACGGCCACCACGGCGATCAGCACCACGAAGCGCGTGCGGCCGATCACTTCGCTGAACCACTCGCGCTTCGACGGTTCAGGCGTGGGGGGCCGGGGTGGGCCAGAGGGAGACCGGGTCACGCTTCCCATGATGCCGGGCGGCGCGGCGCGCGCGGACCGGGCGGAGCTTCACGCTTGCCTGAAGGTCAGGGCCGCTGCCAGACTGCCCGGCGTGACTGACGCGCCTGACCGCCCCACCCTCCCTGACGCCCTGAAACGCGTGTTGCCTGCCGCCCGCTGGGAACGCGTGAGTGGCGGCCAGAGCGGCGCGCAGGTCTGGCGATCCACCCGCTACGTGCTGAAGGTGCAGCCCCGCACCCCGCACCCGGTCAGCACCCTGCAACAGGAACGCGAGCGGCTGCGCTGGCTGGCCGGGCGCATCCCCGCGCCGCAGGTCGTGGCCTTCGAGGTCGAAGAGAACCAGGAATTCCTGGCGATGACCCGCCTGAACGGCATACCCATGAGCCACCCGGACGCGCGGCTGCACCCCGAACGGGTCGTGAACCTGCTCGCGCGCGCACTACGGGAACTGCACGCCCTGCCCCTGCGGGACTGCCCGTTCCGGCAGACGCTGGACGTCACTCTGCCGCTGGCCCGCGAGCGCGTGCAGGCCGGCCTGATCGACGGTAGCGACTTCGACGATGACCGCGCTGGCCGCAGCCCCGTCAGTGTCTTCAACGAACTGGCCCGCACCCGCCCCGCGCAGGACGACCTGGTCGTGACGCACGGGGACGCCACGCTGGACAACATCATCCTGAACGGGGAGTTTGTCGAGGGCCTCATTGACGTGGGCCGACTCGGGATTGCCGACCGACACGCCGACCTGGCCCTCGCCTGGCGCAGCGTTCGCAGTGAACTGGGCGAACGTTACGCCGGGATGTTCCTCGACCTGTACGGCCGCGCCCTCGTGGACGACTCGAAGCTCGCTTACTACCGCCTGCACGACGAACTGTTCTGAGGAGTGTGGGCCAAGAGCGTCCCACACCCGCGCCTCTTACGCTCTGACCCAGTTGCGCAGGTAGTCAGCCACCAGTTCGCTGACGTTCACGCCGTCGCGAGTGGCTTTCTCGATCTGCGCGGCTTTCTCCTCGCGGGTGAGGGGCAGCCACAGGGCCACATACTCCTGGCCGCCTTCCTGCTTGAATTCCCCACCCAGCTCATCCCGCTGCACGAATCCAGTCTTGTCCATGTTTTCCTCCGTACCGGCCTGCATCAGCCAGTGGATCACGCGGGCTTTCAGGAAACGCCACTCCCGGCCCACCTTGCGGCCCGGGATCTCACCGCTCCGCACCAAGGCGTACGCGGTGGTCTCGCTGACCTTCAGGTAGGCGGCCAGTTCCTCCAGGGTCAGGACCTCATCCGTAGGGGTCGCTCCTTCGTTCATACCGGCACCTCCTGTCAGGTGGGGTTATCTTGCTCTATCTAATGCTTAGTGTCAAGAGATAGTGTCAGATGATACCGCTTGGTCGCAGGTGAACTTCGTCGGCCCGCCCCCCGTCCACCTGACCGGCCCATGCTCTACTCAGGCGCATGCGCACCCTCGGCCGACTCGTCTCCCGGCACCCCTGGGCGGTGCTGCTCGCGTGGCTCCTCGCCGCCGCCCTGAGCCTCCCCTTCGCCGCGCGCGCCCCCGCCGCCCTCACCGCCGACCCCGCCGGAGGCCTGAAGGACTCCGAGGCCACCCGCGTCACCGACCTGCTGCGCGACCGCTTCGGGGAACGCGACACGAACACCGTCGTCCTCGTCACCCGCAGCACCCCGCCCCTGGGCACCCCACAGGGCGACGCCACCTACCAGCGCTTCCTGAACGGCTTGGAGGACGTGCCCGGTGTCACCCGCGTCACCGCCGCGCAGGGCGGCGGCCCCTACCGCACCCGCTCCGAGGACGGCACCCTGGCCCTGACCCTCGCGCAGATTCCGCTGCTCGACGGCGCAAGCGAGACCCTGCGCCGCGTGCGTGCCTACACCGGCCGCACCGAGAGCGCCGCGCTGGACATCCGCGTGACCGGCGGGCAGGCCATTGCCGACGACTTCACCCACTTCGCCGAGAGCGACACCAAACGCAGCGAACTCGTCGCCCTGCCCCTGATCGGAGCGCTGCTGCTCATCGTGTTCGGCGCGCTCGTCGCCACCGGCCTCCCGCTGGCCGTCGGGATGCTCAGCATCAGCGTCGCCATGGCTGCCCTGTACGGCCTGACGCACGTCATGGACGTCAGCACCTTCGCGCAGAGCGTCATCACCATGCTCGGCTTGGGCGCCGGCATCGACTACGCCCTGCTGATGGTCAACCGCTTCCGGGAAGAGTTAAACCGCACGCCTGACTCCCGCCGCGCTGCCGAACGCACCGTGCAGACCGCCGGACGCAGCGTTGCCTTCAGCGGCCTGACCGTCGCCATCGCCATGGCCGGCCTGATCCTCCCGCCCATTGCGTTCGTGCGGTCCATCGGGATCGGCGGGGTGCTGGCCGTGCTGCTGACGGTCCTCGCCAGCCTCACCGCGCTCCCGGCCCTGCTGGCGCTGCTGGGTGACCGCGTAAACCACCCGCGCTTCACCCGCCTGAGCTGGGCGCAGAGCGGTGCGGCGTCCGGCGCGTGGACGACCTTCGCGCGGCGCGTCACCGCCCGCCCCTGGATCGCCGTGCTGACCAGCACCGCCTTCCTGCTGCTGCTCGCCTCACCCGCCCTGAACATCCGCACCGGGTACGCCGGGGCGTGGGGCCTCACGCCCGGCGTGGAAAGCCGCGACACCCTGAAAGATGTCGAGGCACTCGGCGCAGGTGGCCTCCTCAGCCAGTTCGAGGTGATCCTCGACCTGAAAGGCCAGCGTTACACCCCAGAGGGCCGCGCGACATTCCAGGCGCTCGTAACGGACCTGCGGGCCCTGCCCGGCGTGAAGGGCGTCCTCAGCCCCTTCCTGACCCCCAGCGATCTGGCGGGCACGGATGGGGGCAGCACCGACCAGCTCGCGGCACTCAGCGCCCTCACCACCCGCTCCTTCAGCCGCGACCGCACCCTGCTGCGCGTCACCGTCATCCCCGACCGGACCCTCCCAGCCCGCGACATTCCCGCTTTTGAGCGGCAGATCCGGGACACCATCCAGGCCAGCGGCTACGCCTACCTGCTCGGCGGCGCACCCGTCGGCGGCGAAGAATTCAGCCGCGCCATCACCAACTCACTGCCCACCGTCGTCCTCGCCGTCTTCGCGGGCACGTTCCTGCTGCTGATGGTCGCGTTCCGCAGCCTCCTGATCCCCCTCAAGAGCATCCTCATGAACGGCCTGACCGTCGGGGCCGCCATCGGCCTCGTTACCCTGATCGTGCAGGAAGGCGTCCTGGCCGCGCCCCTCGGCATACCCGGCGACGTCGGCGTGCTCGACGCCAGCCTACCAGTGCTGCTGTTCGCCGTGATGTTCGGCCTCAGTATGGACTACGAGATCTTCCTGCTGTCCCGCGTGCAGGAGGAATACCTCGCCGGGCACCCCAACGACGAAGCCGTCGTCCGCGCCGTCGGGCACACCGCCCGCATCATCACCTCGGCCGCCATCATCATGTTCATCGTCTTCAGCGCGTTCATCTTCGGTCGCGTCGTCGCCAGCAAGAGCATCGGCCTGGGCCTCGCCATCGCCGTCGCCCTCGACGCCACCCTCGTCCGCCTCGTTCTCGTGCCCGCCTTCCTCAAACTCGCCGGGAAGTGGAACTGGTGGCTCCCCGCCTGGCTCGACAAGCGCCTGCCGCACATCCGCCTCGAACACTGAACAGGGGTCGTGTGGAGTGGGAACACAAGAGAGGAGGGGCGACCGCATGTGCAGGTCGCCCCTCCTTCTACCCGCGCTTACGTCTCGGCGTGCTCCTGCTCGCGCTTGCGACGAATGAACCACGCTGCGGCCGCCACCACCAGCACCCCCAGAATGATCTTGCTCGCCGGACCCACGTACTCCTCTACCCGGTCGTAATGCTCACCCAGCAGGAACCCCGCCCCCGCCAGCACCGACGCCCACAACGCCGACCCGATCGCGCTGAACAGCAGGAACTTCGGCATCGGCATCTCACTCATGCCCGCCGGCAGACTCAGCAGACTCCGGATCCCCGGCACCATCCGCCCGAACAGCACCGCCTTCGACCCATGCCGGTCAAACCAGTCATCCGCCTTCTTGATGTCCTTCCCGCTCAGCGTCAACCACTTCCCGTGCTTATCCGCCCACGCCACCAGCCGGTCCTCACCGAACGCCCGCCCCACGTAATACAGCGGCAGCGTCCCAATCACACTCCCCAGCGTCCCCATCAGGATCACCAGCACCAGATTCAAATCCCCACGCGACGCCGCGAACCCCGCCGACGGCATGATCAACTCACTCGGAATCGGCGGAAACACGTTCTCCAACACCATCAACAGCAGGATCCCCACATACCCCATGCTGTCCATCAAACTCTGCACCCACTCGGCCATACCCCCGAGCCTACCGGGCCCCCCACAGCGCAAGCGTCCACCCAAAGTGAAGCCCACTTCACGCACACCCCAAACCCCACCCCTACACTCAGCGCATGACCATCCACGCCGTAATCTTCGACTTCGACGGCACCATCCTCGACACCGAAACCCCAGAATTCACCCACTGGCAAGCCCTCTACCGCAGCCACAACCGTGAACTAAACCTCCAAGACTGGCAACGCGGCATCGGCACCTGGGACGCCTTCGACCCCTGGCTCGGCCTCCCCGACAGCGTCCAGCAGGACCGCCACGCCACCCACGAGCGCCTGCGCACCGACATCCACCAAGCCATCGAACACAGCGACCTGCGCCCCGGCGTCCGCGCCGTCCTCGACGCCATCCGACCCGCCGGGCTGCGCCTCGCCCTCGCCACCAGCAGCGACCGCGCCTGGGTCACCCGCTGGCTCCAACAGCACAGCCTGTACGACCACTTCGAAACGCTCGCCACCCGCGACGACGTCACCCGCGTCAAACCCGACCCCGAGCTCTACACCCTCGCCGTCCACACCCTCGGTCTCAAACCCCACGAGTGCCTCGCCGTCGAAGACAGCCTCAACGGCGCCACCGCCGCCGCCGCCGCCGGACTCCACGTCGTCGTCGTCCCCAACGACGTCACCCGCACCCAGCCGTTCCTGCCCGAATGGGGCCGCGTGGACGGGTACGAAGGGGGGCTGGAAGCCCTGCTGGCGACCGTTCGGGACTGACGCATCGGGGGTGCGCCTGGCGGCGGGCGGCCCCACCCCCCAGCCCCCTACCCCAGAGAGGCAGGGGGAGCAGGCGTTGGCACTGGGCAAGAGTTTTGACTGGCGCGGCGTGTTTGTATCGGGCGCCGACGTGTCTGGCTTCGACGCCATCCTCCGCCCCCCACGTTGGCCCGCGCGCTGCGCGCACGACGGCCGGTGGTGGTCTGCGTTCGGTGGCAGGGCAACCTGAAGCGATCTGCTGATCGACTTTCAAAAGACCGCTGTTGCAGAAGCTGAAAAAAGTAGAACCTTCCGGCACGCATCCAGTTGTGTGGCCCCAAAGCCGTCGTGGCAGCCGAGCCCGTCGTGCGCGCAGCGCGCGGGGCGCCCGCCGCGACCCCAGAGGCATGCAGCCCCATCAGTGGCCGTCCCCGCCGCATGCCCGCTGACCACCTCAGCGAAATACCTGCCCAGTGCAACGTAAGCCCCCCCTGCCCCTCTGGGGGAGGGGGCTGGGGGGTGGGGCAGCCCGCCGCAGGCGCCCACATTCCGTTCAATTTCTGATTGAAATAGCCGATCAGTCCGTCAGATGTCCTCACTCCCGGTGTCCATGCGGACCACGCGCGGCTGGAAGCTGGCGATGACGTTCACGAGGTCGTCCTGGCGGGCGATGACGTCCTGAATGCGTTTGTAGGCCTGGGGGGCTTCGTCGATGCCGCCGCCGATGAGGGTGACGCCGCGGGTGGTGAGGTACGCCTGGACGTCTTTCTTGTTGAGGCTGCCGATGGCGGCTTTGCGGCCGAGTTGGCGGCCGGCGCCGTGGCTGGCGCTGGCGAGGGCGCCGGGGTGGCCGAGGCCGCGGATGACGTAGCCGGGGTCGGCCATGCTGCCGGGGATGAGGCCGAGTTGGCCCTGGGCGGCTGGGGTGGCGCCTTTGCGGTGCACGATGAGTTCCTGATCGCCGACCTGTTGTTTCCAGGCGAGGTTGTGGCTGTTGCTGACCTG comes from Deinococcus radiotolerans and encodes:
- a CDS encoding S8 family peptidase, whose product is MNRTRLFGLLTLSVLLAACGQTPAQITPDAAQAAAPAFVDGELLVQLKSGVSSQALTSLSALGVQSVETLSTVNGAALLRARITDGQGVLAKAQQLQASGLVRFAEPNWTYQTQALPTDSYYTNGTLWGMKGNFGSGAETAWAAGHTGSKGVYVGIIDEGYQFDHPDLKGNAWLNPFDPADGKDNDGNGYIDDTRGWDFANNDNTVYDGGTRGSLDAHGTHVAGTIGGTANDGGVVGVNHNVTFISGKFLGRRGGNSADAIKAINYFVDLKNRHGLNIVALNNSWGGGGFSQALLDSIVGAAKADILFIAAAGNSGTDNDATASYPSNYDTKAGAGYDSVIAVAAIDKNGALASFSQYGKTTVDIGAPGVAITSSVPYNTYSSYNGTSMATPHVTGGVALYASTHAGATAAQIRAAVLSSATPTASLSGKTVTGGRLNVSGF
- a CDS encoding DUF2270 domain-containing protein; the encoded protein is MPGTGLGPGAQAPAGLTDVSYSTNTANALIHLYRAEVGKMTAYRQRLDMTTNWSVVTTAGLASFALGDVNNSHATFLFAMFMNYFFLRLEARRFRTYEIAHHRVRIMERFFYPAMLGDKVDPGWHQLLLAELSKPRSPMSRSDALGWRLNRNYLWIYAAVLAAWFAKLDLGQPKGWVLEFPAAFELADIGSFPGWLVFTGVGLFYLYLIALAARAARTYPLEEG
- a CDS encoding helix-turn-helix domain-containing protein, whose amino-acid sequence is MNEGATPTDEVLTLEELAAYLKVSETTAYALVRSGEIPGRKVGREWRFLKARVIHWLMQAGTEENMDKTGFVQRDELGGEFKQEGGQEYVALWLPLTREEKAAQIEKATRDGVNVSELVADYLRNWVRA
- a CDS encoding MBL fold metallo-hydrolase, translating into MSAPFTHGAVRLWSVPTGPIQENAILIAGAQNEGFLIDPGDDAERLLTLVRGSGVTVRGILLTHAHFDHIGAVQPLREALNVPVWLHPADLPLYHAGAQSAARWNLPFMQPADPDHEITPGQTFTAGDLTLTARFLPGHAPGHVVFTAPGLVVAGDTLFRGGIGRTDLPGGNHPQLLSGIREQLLTLPGDTAVYPGHGPRTTIAAEAQMNPFLQ
- a CDS encoding APH(3') family aminoglycoside O-phosphotransferase → MTDAPDRPTLPDALKRVLPAARWERVSGGQSGAQVWRSTRYVLKVQPRTPHPVSTLQQERERLRWLAGRIPAPQVVAFEVEENQEFLAMTRLNGIPMSHPDARLHPERVVNLLARALRELHALPLRDCPFRQTLDVTLPLARERVQAGLIDGSDFDDDRAGRSPVSVFNELARTRPAQDDLVVTHGDATLDNIILNGEFVEGLIDVGRLGIADRHADLALAWRSVRSELGERYAGMFLDLYGRALVDDSKLAYYRLHDELF
- a CDS encoding HAD family hydrolase — translated: MTIHAVIFDFDGTILDTETPEFTHWQALYRSHNRELNLQDWQRGIGTWDAFDPWLGLPDSVQQDRHATHERLRTDIHQAIEHSDLRPGVRAVLDAIRPAGLRLALATSSDRAWVTRWLQQHSLYDHFETLATRDDVTRVKPDPELYTLAVHTLGLKPHECLAVEDSLNGATAAAAAGLHVVVVPNDVTRTQPFLPEWGRVDGYEGGLEALLATVRD
- a CDS encoding DedA family protein, producing MAEWVQSLMDSMGYVGILLLMVLENVFPPIPSELIMPSAGFAASRGDLNLVLVILMGTLGSVIGTLPLYYVGRAFGEDRLVAWADKHGKWLTLSGKDIKKADDWFDRHGSKAVLFGRMVPGIRSLLSLPAGMSEMPMPKFLLFSAIGSALWASVLAGAGFLLGEHYDRVEEYVGPASKIILGVLVVAAAAWFIRRKREQEHAET
- a CDS encoding YqhA family protein, whose product is MGSVTRSPSGPPRPPTPEPSKREWFSEVIGRTRFVVLIAVVAVLLVSFSLFLQGTLLALHTIYDSWHDTFTQGIASQQGRLAVEFLEIVSTMLKAVVFYLIGVGLYSLFITPLNLTSALGVESLADLEQKVVSVIIVILGVTFLEHFVRWDKPLDTLYFAGALALAGGALVFFQRVHRGSGGDLGQPQSKLRARQELFEHHTEQRHIDDHDVEVAEKATQAKQEGKVEAEEGSG
- a CDS encoding MMPL family transporter, coding for MRTLGRLVSRHPWAVLLAWLLAAALSLPFAARAPAALTADPAGGLKDSEATRVTDLLRDRFGERDTNTVVLVTRSTPPLGTPQGDATYQRFLNGLEDVPGVTRVTAAQGGGPYRTRSEDGTLALTLAQIPLLDGASETLRRVRAYTGRTESAALDIRVTGGQAIADDFTHFAESDTKRSELVALPLIGALLLIVFGALVATGLPLAVGMLSISVAMAALYGLTHVMDVSTFAQSVITMLGLGAGIDYALLMVNRFREELNRTPDSRRAAERTVQTAGRSVAFSGLTVAIAMAGLILPPIAFVRSIGIGGVLAVLLTVLASLTALPALLALLGDRVNHPRFTRLSWAQSGAASGAWTTFARRVTARPWIAVLTSTAFLLLLASPALNIRTGYAGAWGLTPGVESRDTLKDVEALGAGGLLSQFEVILDLKGQRYTPEGRATFQALVTDLRALPGVKGVLSPFLTPSDLAGTDGGSTDQLAALSALTTRSFSRDRTLLRVTVIPDRTLPARDIPAFERQIRDTIQASGYAYLLGGAPVGGEEFSRAITNSLPTVVLAVFAGTFLLLMVAFRSLLIPLKSILMNGLTVGAAIGLVTLIVQEGVLAAPLGIPGDVGVLDASLPVLLFAVMFGLSMDYEIFLLSRVQEEYLAGHPNDEAVVRAVGHTARIITSAAIIMFIVFSAFIFGRVVASKSIGLGLAIAVALDATLVRLVLVPAFLKLAGKWNWWLPAWLDKRLPHIRLEH